In Calliopsis andreniformis isolate RMS-2024a chromosome 9, iyCalAndr_principal, whole genome shotgun sequence, the genomic window ACCCTGCTTTATGATCAGCGTTTCCGTTTCTTTGCAAATTCATTAGAAAAATGGACAGATTCCAGACGGACGTGAGTGACAATGTCGTCGCGGTGACTCTTGGCGAGAAGAGGAAAAGAAAGGAAAGGAGAAAGGGAAGGGACGACAAGACGAACACGACACGCCGCTTGATCGCTGTTCGCTGCGAGAGGGGAGGCGAATGAGGCATACAGGAAAGAGAAAGGAACAAGTAGGAGAGAAAAAGAAAGTCGACGAAGGAAGCGAAGCGAAGCGAAACGAGTCGACTGAAGTCGAGGTGGACGGAAGATCGGTGAGAGGAATAGAAGTGAGAGAAAAGTAAAACGGAATGACATAGTTCGAAATGTTCGTGCGTAAATCGTGTAAACAATGAGCACGTTTGTGCACGGCAAAATCCATCAGGTTTGCAAGTGATAGAACCGGTACAGACTATAGCTATCGTTTTTCTGTGCTCCGATGGCAAACATGATCCTTTTTCATATACCCCCGACGACCTCGTTTGTTACACGCACGGGACTTACGATTGAACGACCCCAAGACGCGATCTAGAAACGAAAGCGACGAGTggtctgctgctgctgctgctgcaacAGTGAACGCGTGCAAGAACGTTGTTCCCCTCGATCGAGTTTCGAACGGACATGTTGTCTCCTCGCTTGTCTAAGAAGGTTTGGTTTCAGTCGCGGTTATGACGTCGTCGCCTTTGTGTTTATTCGCTAAAGATAAATCAAATTTGGAGCACATTACTGTACTTTCTGTGGTAACGGTAATAACAAGTTAAAAAAGTGAAACGCTAACGTTTGGAAAGGGACGAAGATAAAATTAAATGCAGCGCTATCGCGGAAACTTTTCTGCACAACCACTTTTATCTGGGCAATGAATTTCTGAATGCACAGTTGGAGAATATAGTTGGTGATGTTGCAAAATTAATTACGAGGAAATGTATCCTGATTGTCAGAAATAAGATAATCTTTGTGACAAATTGAAAAGTTCTGTGAACTACGACGATAACATACTGACTGGAATGCGCATCGAAATTTAATCAatgtaattgaaaaattaaagaaaaatgagAACCGTCGCGTTCGTCGTTCATTTAATGCTTTCGTTGTCCTTGGTGCTATGTGTTAGCATCGTGTCATCGATTCCTACATATGATCATGCTGCCATCCAAACTGCTGATCAATGCGACTGGGTTGGAAGGTTTGTATCCTACGtttatcttattttttaatgtttgaaacattgttcttttttcttcttttcttactGATTTTATATCTATCCTatttttactttcacgcttacacTAAAgctttaaattgaaatatcgAATTTAGTTCGGAATACTTAGAAGAAACATACGTCGTTCGCAAATGCAGTTTGAAACTTAAATCTAGTACCCTTTAGTCAGAGGAAACTGTAATCTGACAGTATCTGAAGTATGTTAAAATGCGACCTAATTTGATTTTTATAAACATTCATTAAAGATTCAAAAAAATATGTCTACACCTCTTCACcctttttgtttctttgttttCTTTCGTCTCTTCTTGCTGTTTAATAGATTCATTTGAACAAAATTCACTGAAACATTCTTAGGCCTTGTGAATGTTTCCGTGTATAATATCTCTAAAACGCCTCGATAACGGAGAACGAAAATGTGAAGGAGACTTTTATTAAACGCGAAACCAGTCGCACGACTTACGACGAAAACCGGTTTTCCTCGTTCGTTACGAGCGAACTCAAGAAGGATCGTGCGGTGGACTAGCGTTCAATTTATCGTCTCTTTCCTTTCTAAGAAAGAACGGTGTCGTGCACGCGCGTGCGTGTGCGCGAACACGGAAAGGAAAGACGAGATGCAGAAAGAGAGCACTAAACGACGGCACATGACAGAATTTTTTTTAGAACGTTAATAAGACAACTATAGcgaaaatatacaaaaattcCAAGGAATTTTTAGAACACACAAAAATATGTTCTAGAGATAAGTAAACTATGTATACTATCGCCGTTCAAAAGTTTGGAGTATCTTTCATTACTTAAATGATATAAACGTTTCTCTTAGCATACATATTATGCAAGTATGCTTTAGAATTCTCCCTGAAACTGTATGAAGAATATTGTTTAAGTAGAACGATTATTTAGTTTATAAAATGTGCttctaaattattttaaattctgtAATAATTAGTTAACagtatttaaaatttgtttcatatgaTAATTTCCTTTTAAAGAGATACTTTCgtaaatttatattatttatctaAAAGATAGGTACATTATAATCTTAATTTGCATTTTTGAGTATAATTAAGTACAGTTTTAGTATTGTTGCAGGATAATATTTTCCAAAACACATTTAACACTCAAAATTCAAATCTATAACTTCGTAAAATTGTGAAATTCGAAGCGCTATTTTTATTTTGCAAAAGGAATTTTTTAAGAATTAACGTCTCAACAAAATTTGTATATAAGTCTTTACAAACAAAGACCTAACAATATACAAAAATAACTACGcctgaaatataataaaatgtaataaaatataaaaaacatgGCGCGATATTTTCTTGATGATTTCTttaaattttgatatttttttcACATAGGTTTCGAGGTTTTTGAATCACAGAAAAAGTACGAAACTCTTAGATTTTGAGCAGTTTCGAGATTTCGATGTTTCGAAAAACTCAtacgtattttatttatttaaacaaaACTTTCTTTGAATGATAACATGCTTCAAACTTTTGAACAGCAGTGTATATCCTTGTATGTACATGCTTTTAACCAAATGCGAGTGATGTGTATGAACGTTTCTCTCGTTACATTTTAGCGGAGGCGGTGGCCGTGGCGTTCGACCTGTTTACCTCCGATGTTCGAGGGGGACCGTATTTTGGCGGTATCCACGCGGAGCTCTGCGAATCGTTCTCTCACCTCCTGTTTTAACGGAGACCATTTCAAAGGTCGAGAATGGCACCAATGATGGTAATTTGAACGTTTCTCGGGTGTCCGGGTTCCGTGCGTGCACGAAGGTCTCTGGTCCAGTAAGAGTATATTTGGAAGCTCATGGAAAACTGCGATCAGTGTACTCCCCAAGAGATGGCAAACACGAAGCTTCTCATAGGTGTTTTATTGCAAAGAAACAACCAGCGGCGCTTTACGTGGAAGCGGAAGAACCGATTCCATTGGGTCATCGCGCGAAGTTGCAATACGATTTGGAGGTACGATATACTGACAATCGAGATGGAAGATCACGCCGATTTAGCGACGAAGAAGAGGAGTGCAGGCCGTGTTCCATGGAAGAATTGGCCAAAGCTTATTGTCAAAGTGACTTGGTAGCCAGGGGTACGGTAAGCGCCGTGCAGAAGCAACCGAACTTAGAATCTGCTGAACTTATTTTGCGGATAACCAACACCTTGCGTCGGATTGAAGAGGCAGAGGTGATTTTTCAGTTGTGTTTCTCGTCTATCAACTTTACTCATTTCGAATATATACTCATTTtga contains:
- the Metrn gene encoding meteorin, producing the protein MRTVAFVVHLMLSLSLVLCVSIVSSIPTYDHAAIQTADQCDWVGSGGGGRGVRPVYLRCSRGTVFWRYPRGALRIVLSPPVLTETISKVENGTNDGNLNVSRVSGFRACTKVSGPVRVYLEAHGKLRSVYSPRDGKHEASHRCFIAKKQPAALYVEAEEPIPLGHRAKLQYDLEVRYTDNRDGRSRRFSDEEEECRPCSMEELAKAYCQSDLVARGTVSAVQKQPNLESAELILRITNTLRRIEEAEGTNDVDVIEPLDRRNVRVRIPTACDARHGLGEFVIMAKRRLGDLVLVCAPRLETWVKTVRELESAPCVLRS